The Solanum pennellii chromosome 11, SPENNV200 sequence attttgctatagcatacaaatataaattttttatttgctatatgtgaaaattgtccattatatttttattgaataaaataaagttaaaaattcaagattgtcggaattatttttccatatttgctcttcattcacattttttagttgctaaaaaaaatggaaaatggtAATCAATTTATATACCCTAAAGTATCTTTCCTAATGATACGTCAAATCCCACCATCCACTAAATATGGACTAGAGGGaataattattaacataattTCCTCATTATTAAAGAagtcaattttttcatgttatattaTTAATCGTTTTTACCATAATTATAACAAGGAATTTGtgaacatttttattatttaaaggtTTCACAAAGtgcaaaaaaaatatcatatctctaattaccaaaaaaaaataaaaatcatgatgaaggttgttgcaacaaattattttcttcttttgaagataattttcttgttatggTCTATTGTTTTAGTAGCAGAAGGTAAGTGCAACTCTTTCATATGTCACAATTATTTCATCTTGcaagtattataataatatagtgttaataattttttttccctttgttATAAGATTTAGCAGGAAGAattgaaaaaagagaaattaaatcAAATGAAGCTTATACAAGTGGAACCAAGCTTTACAAAATGGAGGTTGATGATTCAATAATAATTGACTATACACCATCTCATACATCACCGGATACTCCAACACCATGGTCTAAGACCATTAGTTAATTTATGAATCAATTATGAATAATAgcctatataaatattttaatcaatattaataatttctctctttctcgttttatataattcgatttaattatatatttcctgtccaagtctcttttgtctttctccctttatacaaattcaaattgtatataatcgtcctatacacttataattatacaattcgttttatatattttgctttatacacttcgttttatacaattctctgcccatgagtctttttctctttctcgttttatacacttcgttttgtACAATTTGcttgtatagcgaattatacatatatatgtttgctatggagcgcaattatataaactttgctatgacatacaaatataaattttatgtttgctataggTGAAAATTAACCTAATTTATATGTAcatcaattattttgaacataGATCGGGAATACTTAATAATGTTTTGGGCTATGTTAGTAACTTCGAGGTAATAGtatcattttaaaagtttttcttttttaatctattaaaGGAATATTTAATTTCCAGAATAAGGTGAAATGGCCACTTCAATCCTTTGTCATATCCCTGCAATTATGACCATTGGCAAAGTAAGACAAGGAAAcactaaaaaaaagtttatcttTAACAATCTCTTGATTATGTTTGTatacaataaattttaagtatataaaaaataaattaattataaacaaattttgaagaaataaaatattatattaataaataatgcggatataattttatttttattttagttttccaCTGTCAATTTTTTCGGTATTTGCTGATTGTTAATAGCATATCCACATATGCTTTATCTGTAGTGCGTAGACTAGGCAGAACATGTATTTCCTCCATTGGGCTCTTTCATATAACTTGAAAACTTTGTGATCTTAACTAAATTGAGAGCTTACAAGAACAAATTCACATTGTAGCCAATGAACcaattttcatttcaaattgattGAATGAGATGCCGAATACAGAATGTTCCTATATATAGGAAACTACCAACTCACATGTGTATGACATGTCTTTAACAGAATTGATAACAGAAAATTAACAAACTCTAAACCACTTGATTCAACTGCCTAACTTCCTACCAACTTGACTACTCTttagtattattatatttcaataCTCCCCCTCAAACTGTAGGATAGAAAACATCTAACACACCAAGTTTGGTCAATAGAAAATGATGCTGAGTAGCACCTACCCTTTGGTGAAGATATCAGCAAGTTGCATAGCAATACATATGTATTGAGGACTTATAAAATTGGATTTCACTTTCTCCCAAATGAAGTGACAACCAATGTCTATGTGTTTCGTACTCTGCTATCTGGTAGCTGATTTGCTGTCTGTGAAAAATAATATTGGACTAACAACTGGACAATGAAGTTCCTTGAGTAAGCCAGCTAACCACACTAACTCCACAACTAGAGCTGCCAAACTCCTATATTTTGCTTCAGCAGAGCTTCGACTAACAGTCTGCTGTTTTTTCGATTTCCAAGAAATCAACGAATCTCCAAGTTTTACCATGTACCCTGTGACTGATCGCCTTGTATTTGTACATGAAGCCCAATCAGAATCACAATATCTAGTGAGTTTTGAAGGTTCAGTTCCTTTACTTAG is a genomic window containing:
- the LOC107003631 gene encoding uncharacterized protein LOC107003631; translation: MSTPLEFNHKLTSLEYDQSVGVSNDPELDDVTFYQRLIGKLLYLTITRPDICFSVQVLSQFMQHPKTSHWEAALRIVKYIKRSLGFGVLLSKGTEPSKLTRYCDSDWASCTNTRRSVTGYMVKLGDSLISWKSKKQQTVSRSSAEAKYRSLAALVVELVWLAGLLKELHCPVVSPILFFTDSKSATR